atcacccacgtggcctaaccccctcggggggggggggggtcgggcccgagggtgatacggccgcccttctctgtctccccgaggggtcggaccgctcccgtctcggccccgagggccgaggcgccccgaccccttgtgggttttgcgccgcgtatatggggtaggtgagcatagcggggctcacctaaccacatttattgcggtttggacgagcgcgtcacgccgcatgtaacgcagtgcagcgcgctcgtttatccggtcagtgaccagtcacagaccgatcagatcgtgggttaggtggcgacaggcggtctgacgcacgcctcgccccatcccgccaggatgagagcctccaagcactcgtccctagccggagccgacgtgttagctcctggagatggcacgttggtcccggtcagatatataccaggcttcatcctaaccattacaaacaagacattgtatgaagaggggcgaacatgcagattgataaactgacacgtggtggacaagaatgaccgatttgtgaccggtctgacactggtcatgtcgtcagcagacagccatgttcccacgtcgcgcctgcttccggcggaagtggaggtaggtatgggccgtcccatcagaaggtcattcggacggcaaccatacaagtctccgtctgtttataaaaagataggataagtccccacaaaaagagagagatggtgcatgtggtatccccttgaggtataaaaggaggaccttgcccacttagaaggggATTGATTTTCGGATCCAGAAggatcagagagggagagagtaagagctctctggttctccagctcttttgtagcttcttcatacatagatccacaaaaacacaggagtagggtattacgcttctcagcggcccgaacctgtatacatcgcccgtgtcttgtgtgtttccattctcgcgaaccttccacacacagactaggagcttagaatctcacccagggcccccggccgaaccggcaaaggggggcctgcgcggtctcccggtgaggagcccccacgctccgtcaactaTAATTCATAACACCCTTAATCCAGAAGAGGTAGACTACACTTCAAACTCGCCATTGGGAACAAATCCTGAATCTGTTGGTATGACATTGTGGAACCCAGCAGAGATGCGAAACTGATGCACAAacttcaaactcgccatggGAATAAATCCTGAATCTGCTGGCATTAATTTCTAGAATCCAAACAGAAATGCGAAAAATTCTTGTGCACAAAAACGAAGTACTTAGATCCCCTGATAACCTCCTGGTATGTTGGGTACAATGGTAGCAAAATTCGCCGGACAATTTGATCACCTTGTGATCTAGACAGGAGCGAGGCTACCTCTCGACGACTTgaatgtacttttttttttaatctcaggTGCATGACTTATCCTCCTTAAAACATGCGCCAACttgcatcttcacttgccatAACGAGATTGTATCTCAATCCAGAAGTCGTAGATCAAACTTCTAACTCGCCTTGGGAATAAAATCCTGAATCTGCTGGTACAATTTGTCAAACCCTAACAGAAACGCGAAACACTCTGGGTGCATAAAACGAAGTTGATCTCCGTGCAGAACCTCCTGGTAGACTGGCTTGTGAATGTAGCAATTTGGAACGTGAATTTGTGTTCCCCTGAACAGAACCAAAACAATGCAAGGCTTAAATCCCTGGTGCGAAGGGCGTGTGCACGTAATAATTCCAACGTGAAATTTAATTCACATGAACAGAACCGAGAAGGCTACTGAAGGCTTGGACTTTTCTCCTTCCTCGGGATGCGTGCGGAATAGATCAATGGCTTCAACCCTGCTGTTGCTTCTGATTTTCTCCTGCGTTGCTTGATGGACGTGATTCAGATCGATGTGTTGGAGCACTTGCTTAAATCGATCTGGTCGACACCGCTTCGGGTTTGCTTCACCGGTGATTCAATCTCACCGAATTGATTTctgcgacgatgacgacgcgTTGCTGTTGCGGCCGATTCTTCGCGACGTGCGCTGCTGCTCCTTCCCCGGCGGCGTCGATGACGAGGTCAATCAGATCGATATATACTCCGATCCGAAAAATCACACCGGTGGCTGTGTGATTAGTAGATCGATCTCCAATGctttgataccacttgttatgaaaatagatgcacaacgaaGACACGAATTTTACGTCGAAAATccttgcgggaaaaaaccatgggcgccgaccggcaatgatcactatagagaAATTGGATACAAACGCAGGGGATACATTGGGCTGTCGCACCCTCCCCGTGCGGCTTACAagggatatatatatagcagaaaTCTAGGAGCActaataggaaactaatcctataaAGTAGAGTCCTATTAGATAattaatccgaatatattgtgggcccgaaattcggatcacatatttaacagtcgccggccgcgccgccgctgcaccgGCCGCGCCCCCGAATGGCTGCCCTCTGAATGGCACAGAAGGAAACAAATTTCATCAAAGGGCAACTAAGTCATTTGGCTATACCGTTACCCACCGTTACCATCAAAAATGGACGGAATGGTGTGGAGGGCACGATAAAATTCGACGATGGCAGAGAGGGAGGCTCGAACTTTTTAGTGGCACAGAGGCAGACACCATCTTTTTTAATGGCATACAGGGAAAAACCTCCCCAGCCGAGCGTCCCCCACTCCCCACTCACTCGCCACCCATCCCGAACCCCGAGGTCCCCGACGCTTGCACGGAGCGCCGCAAGGCCCCGCAGCGGCGCGCCTGCCGCCCCATTCAACGTCGACCGGCACCCGCGCGCCTGGGCACCGCGATTCCGCAAGACGAATCCACGACCCGTCGTTTGCCCGTTTCCGTCGCTGCGTCGTTGGTCGGTACGGTAAGGACAGTAAGGTTTCTAAATTTTGAATACGAATCACCATTGTCGTCCCAATAGAGGAGAGTCAAGGGACGACACAGAAGGGGACGCAGGGAGATTATAGGATTGATCTCATCTCCCCATAGCGACGCGTGTGCGTTGTTGATGTGAAGACGCCGACGTTGCTCCTATGGACGGAGGTGGTGATCATCGGGCTTTATTTGGCTATGGCTAATATAAATTGATCTAATGCTAATATCAGTGAAATCTGATCTATGGATTATTTGTGGAGGCTAATAGATGCGGCGCCCCAGGGAGATTATAGGATTGATCTCATCTCCCCAGGGCGACGTGGGGATCGAACGACGTTGGTCTctaaggctctgataccatgtggaAAAAATCCAATTTGTTGTATTTTGTTGTTTTCTCATCTATTACATCGACTCTCTCATGGGGTATATATAGTAGTACATAGGGGATAGAGACTTGGAGTACAATATAAGtaagagtagatttatctctaggattctatctctaggatatatcttatctctatattTGCATTTGACTCTTACCTCTAACTAACAATAGTTCTAACAGTCCCTCCTTGCCACCGCGGGCCGGTCGGCCTGCCTCCACCGACGGCCGACGGCATGATCTGGTTCGGGGAATTCAAGCCGCGTGAATCGATTCCAATCTCGTGTTGTTCGTCTTGGTGGATCAGATTGGCAAGCGAGGGCTTTTGATCACTCgagatgtcgtcgtcgtcgtcgtcacctcgGGCGCCGGGGGACAGGAAGCGCTGCCGACGCGCCTCGGGCCCTGTGCCTCGCTGGGCGTCGCTGCCCGAAGATCTGGTGGACCTGGTGGCGTCGCGCTTgcttgccggcggcgacctgcTGGACTACGTCCGCTTCCGAGCCGTCTGCACCAGCTGGCGGTCGGGCACCGCCTccccgcgcggccgcggcgtcgccgaCCGGCGCTTCCACCCGCGCCGCTGGATGATGCTCCCGGAGGGCCACGGCCTCTACCCGGGCCACCCGAGCCTGCGTGGGTACGCCCGATTCCTCAACCTCGACACGGGGACCCTGGTCCGCGCCCGGATCCCGCTCCTCCGCGATGGCTACGTCGCCATCGACTCCGTCGAcggcctcctcctgctgctgctggaccCCGACCCGAACCAGGAGGGCGCCGTTCGCCTCCTCCACCCTTTCACCGGCGACACCGCCGAGCTCCCGCCGCTCGGGACGGTCCTCCCGCATCTCGGCTCACGGCTGCTGGATTGCCCCGCGCCGTACAGGATCAGGAGCCTCGCGAGGGTCGTCTGCGCTTCTGTCTCCTGCAGCGccactggagctggagctggagccatCACCGTCTTGCTTGCACTCTCCGTGGTGTCTCGTGTAGCCTTCGCTACTTCCCTGGACCGGCAATGGAGCCTGTCGACCTACGAATGCGTGATACTCTCTTCACCGATCGCATCCCATGGCAAGATATACCTGATGCACACAGACAGATCATGTGGCGAGAAGATGCACCAGATTCTCCGGATTGATCACCCACCTGCAGCAGCGCAGGATGGGTCGGGCTCGGGCGCAGGTCGTGCTCTACAAGAGCCAAAGCTGGTTGCCACAATCCCTGCACGCAAGCTCGACCATTTTCAAGGTCTGGTAGAATGTGGTTCAGAGATCCTGGTGCTTGGTTACAAGAACTGGTCTACGTCGCGGATTTCAGTTTTCAAACTTGCGGACCTTGTGCTGCAAAGGTTTATGCCAATAAAAAGCATCGGGGGCCATACCCTGTTCATTGGAGAAAGGAACATAAGTGTCTCTTCTAAGATACTGCCTACAGTCAAGGGTGACAATCTTGTCTACCTTAATTCAGGACTTGTGAAATACCACCTCAGTAGTGGCAGCTTGTCACTGGCAATTGATAATTGCAGCCTGTATGGCCGTGCACCGGGACCTAGTAGCCTCGTCCACTATATCTACAGCTGCTGCATTCGTAATCGGTGGTATTGACTTTATTTTCTTACTGCTTTATTTCTCCCTACTGTCGATTGTTTTTGTCCTGGGCTAGCTATTAATATTTGCATTATGTACTTGTAGGAGCAGAGGACTAATATGCAGAAAGGATGCACCAGAGTGGTTAGTGCAAGATTGAAGACTAGTTCAATAATGAGGCTAGTCCTTCCTCCCTTGTTTTCTGTACCAATACGTGATGCACCGGTCTTGAGCTAGAATTTTGCTGATAATCTTTTTTGGATCTTGCGGTTATAGATACTTTACATGCCAGATCTTCTGCTACTCACAAGCTATGTTTTGTATACTGATGAGTAAGCTGATTGCGATAATGATTGACAAGATGAATCAGCACGCTGTTGGAAAAGGGAACACTAAAATATTTAGTAGTGCCAAAACAACAAAACATGTCTGGATTTTGGCACTACGGATGTTTTGGTATGGCACTGAACCAAACAAACCCGAAGAGTTAAACTGGAAccattctcttcttcttttttccattgaTGAAGTGTACCTCCAAATATCCGACACGCAAacccccatcgtttggcttatcgGAGGAACAAGCGAAACGACAtgtttgcaaacgaaaaataatttatgagtaaaatttttatatacgtgttcttagcaatctaaaagcaaaggctgaaaaataaactttaattaagaaactctaaaattaactccaaatttaaagttaaaagttcaaattttaactgataaatataagtataagcgaaaagatgaggctggCAGTCATTCGCAGCTTCAAAAGACTAGGAATCCCCTCATGCCTATGGGCCATTAGTGAAGTTAAAGCTTGTACATTTTGATGGGCCTGACCCACTAGTCCATGCAGGCCATGGCCGGGAactcgggccgggccgggccgaaCGTCCACCGCATCTTCCCCGAGTCCCCCCGGTTCTCCCCGTCTCCGCTCCCCCACTGCTGCCACCACCGCTCCGGTCACCTCCCCCATCGCCGGCTTCCCCTTCGCGCACGGTGCCACTCCCCGAGCCCCGCCCCGCCCGCCGCGGCCATGCTCCTCTCCGGGCCGTCGCCGCAGCAGCCCAccccgccgctgctcctcccgGAGAgcagcggcgaggacggcggccacgactcctcctcccgcgcggcggcgtcgggcggcggcggcggccccaaGAAGCGCGCGGAGACGTGGGTCCAGGACGAGACCCTCTGCCTCATCGCGCTGCGCCGGGAGATGGACTCCCACTTCAACACCTCCAAGTCCAACAAGCACCTCTGGGAGGCCATCTCGGCCAGGATGCGGGAGCAAGGGTTCGACCGCTCCCCGACCATGTGCACCGACAAGTGGAGGAACCTCCTCAAGGAGTTCAAGAAGGCGCGCAGCCACGCGCGGGGcgggggcggtggtggcgtgggcggcggcggtgcgggcacCGGCGGCGGGAATTGCCCCGCCAAGATGGCGTGCTACAAGGAGATCGACGACCTGCTCAAGCGCCGCGGGAAGCcgacgggcggtggcggcgccgccgtggggaGTGGCGCCGTCAAGAGCCCCACGGTCACCTCCAAGATCGACTCCTACCTGCAGTTCGACAAGGGTATACCTCTTCCAGAGTTTACAGTCTTCTGATTAAAATGAGCATGCCTTGCATTGATGGATCGAAGAGAGGCACTTCGAACTACTTGCATTGTCTGAAGAGCATGGGACAGCTTACAACTTTGGTATTTGTTCAATCTCTTGATGCACAACTCATAACTCAGCACAGAGCCACAGACTAACTGCAAATAGAACCCTAAACTTAGGCACTTAGCAATCAGAATTGAGTTTTCTTTACACCATGTAGCTCAGTAAGCTTGAACAGATGAACTAACAGCTGTAATAATTTTTTCAGGTAATATGAATAATAAATCTCCAGCCTGTATTCGTAGTGCATCCAGCCAAAAACCAGAAAAATAGAAGAGTTGTTGGACAAACCCCAACATGCTTGAACTGAAGCAGAACAGTAGAAAAAGTCTAGAATAAGACTCTAAACTGGACTAACAGTTATACTAATGTATGTCACTAGTCACTAGTCAGCCAATGAACTACGCAGAAAGTAATTATGCTATGCTGTGTACTTCTGACAGCTTATTAGCTAGTAATTCGCGTTGAGGGGATAAATAAATTGTCACTATAAAACTATATCCGCATCGTAGTAAACCTAAATAGCCCCTCCATGACTCTACCGGTTGTACCAGTATTATCACCACCAGTAGAAATGATCTCAACAATTGATTTATGAGTTATATCAGTAGTTGAGGTGGTAGTATAAATTGATATGATCCATTGTATTAGAAAAGATGAATGGTTTAGATTGATTCTACTTAAAGCAGAGATCATTGTAAAGTGTGCGGGCATGATTTTCACAATTGAGGGATGTAAAATAAACAGTATTGAAGTTAGGGTggaaaaatgaaaattaaacatAAGCAATATTTTCAGTCTTCATGCTTATACTTGCCTTCTACAGTTCTGCTTGTTTAATTCGGTTGTTTTCTCATTGACTAATATTATGACCCTTGTCTAGGTTTTGAAGATGCTAGCATTCCGTTCGGCCCTGTTGAAGGTACCAAAATGTCCACATGCAATAATTTCAGATATGCCATAGTCGTTTACTTGCTTGGCTAAGTTGTTTTGACATAGTAAATTTGATGCAAAGTCATTTGCGGACTAGTCATTTTCCCTTTTTATGGTTGACCATCCAAAAAAGTGCTCCAAAACAGTGAGTTTTTAGTGATGCCATTTTTCTTAGTGTCATAGAAGAGCTTTCAGTCCTAGCTCATTAATTTTTCTGATGGCGTATGATTTATTGTTCTCAAAATTTTGGATGAACCTAACATTTAATTTGAATTGCTCGATGTTGTTGTGGAATTGTTGAAATTCTCGCTTTCTCATATGAAGTTACAATCAAGGAGAAAAAGGCACCTGTTACTAGCACTTATAATTAGTTGTTTGACCAGTAACACCAATAAAGTATAATTTCATTTTTACCATTTTTATTATCAGATTCATGTGTTTTGTTTATCCAACTCCTGTTATCAATGATACTCTGATGTAACTGTGGTTATGAAGACAGAACCATGCATATCAGTGCATCATatatagttttactctgattcttttgctcttttctgttttacAGCAAGTGGTAGATCATTGCTAAGTGTCGAAGATCGACTAGAACCTGATAGTCATCCACTTGCATTAACAGCTGATGCAGTTGCAACCAATGGTGTAAATCCATGGAACTGGAGAGACACCTCTACCAATGGTACTAATCCAAATCCAAACACACTAAAAGTGATAATAATAATCTGGATATTTATGGCAGAGGAATTGGACTGGTTGGAAATATTGCTGCTTGACTGTGTACTTATGAACTTGATTCAACTTCCATTGGataatatttattttgattGCATGAACTTCCTGTTCTGCTGAGAAAtattatttcaaaatatttcataaaccactgaatttaactatttagtcATATCTGTCATTCCTGAAATATGGATGAGCTATTGGATACTTTTTTCTTTCTAACTGTTATTGTTTCAATTTGTTTCTACGCATACGGCTAATATACACCATATACTTTATTTTTACTAATGAAGCTATAAGTTATTAATTTCAGATGGTACTAAAACTCTATAATTCTTATGTTAATTAATTCGTGGCTCCTTGTTTTAATATTCTGTATTAATCGGGAAACGTGCCTCATACAGGTGGAGATAATCAGGTTACTTTTGGTGGGAGAGTCATTTTAGTCAAGTGGGGTGATTACACTAAAAGAATAGGCATTGATGGTACTGCAGACGCAATTAAAGAAGCCATCAAATCGGCATTTGGTCTAAGAACAAGACGGGCCTTTTGGCTTGAAGATGAGGATGAGGTTGTCCGTTCCTTAGACAGGGATATGCCGGTTGGAACATACACCCTTCATCTCGATACCGGTAATCGGAAAACGTTTTCTCTGCTTATGGACAAGACTTTGTTTTCTCCACAACTAGGAATACCGTAGTAGATTATTTAGATTTGTAACAGTATTTTCTGTATTGtggtgttgttgttgttgttgtgtgtgGTGGGGGGATTATTTTGGAACATATGGCTTTTCAGTTTGTGACTTGGTTGGTGCAGTAGACCCTAACTAAGAACTGAAAGCAAGTGGCACCACACAGAAGATTTGCATCCATTAACTTTAAATGTGAATGCCGATTTCTTGTTTGAGATTCTTCTTGTTGAGCTAACTAGTTCATGTTGGTCATCTGTACATCTAACTAGAAAGTATGGTGCTAACTAGAAATTTCTTTTGGGGGTATTTGTATACTAGTGATGTTTGTCAGTATTTATGTTTGGATGCTGCCAATAGTGAATGACACTCTCATTACCAACAAACTGTAAAAAATATCATGTTTTATCAGTTGTAATTTACGTCTCAATTTACGATGCTATTTTGCGTCCAAGTTGCGCATTGCCAACTAAaagatttagttttttttctgaagttttttttttcaaactctaCTGAAGGATGTTCATCAACACTGCTCCCTTTTGTTCCAAATATAGATTACTTTAGACTTCTCAACAATTTCCTTAGTAAGTCATTTAGGAACTTCTAAGcacttattcaaaaaaaattcctccATGATTGTCCTTCCAAAATAGATGCTCCTTCTCTCATAAAGAAATGATACATATTTTCCAATGTAATATAAATGAAGGCCAACAAGGTCAATTTGAGTTAGTGCACAGATCTAAAACAACTTATTTTGGAATCAGATAGAGTTATATTGATTCAATCATTGCTGCATTCAATGTTCACAGGAATGACCATCAAACTATATATGTTCGAAAATGATGAGGTCCGGACAGAAGACAAGACATTCTACACTGAAGAGGACTTCCGAGACTTTCTCTCGCGGCGTGGTTGGACACTCCTCAGGGAGTATTCAGGCTACAGAATCGCCGATACTCTGGATGACCTTCGTCCTGGTGTGATTTATGAAGGGATGCGATCACTTGGTGATTGATTTGGTGACATTGCCTGACCAAGGCATATAATATATCCAAAGTAGATATGGAGCATACTCCTACCTTTTAATGCAATTTGAAGCCAAGCAAATCATGGGTTCCTGGTTATTGTAAATTTAGCTTTTGGCATCTTGACCTAAGCTAATTTTAAATGTCCATGCAGCCGAAGGGGAAAAGTTATACTGGA
This window of the Oryza sativa Japonica Group chromosome 4, ASM3414082v1 genome carries:
- the LOC4336213 gene encoding uncharacterized protein isoform X2 gives rise to the protein MSSSSSSPRAPGDRKRCRRASGPVPRWASLPEDLVDLVASRLLAGGDLLDYVRFRAVCTSWRSGTASPRGRGVADRRFHPRRWMMLPEGHGLYPGHPSLRGYARFLNLDTGTLVRARIPLLRDGYVAIDSVDGLLLLLLDPDPNQEGAVRLLHPFTGDTAELPPLGTVLPHLGSRLLDCPAPYRIRSLARVVCASVSCSATGAGAGAITVLLALSVVSRVAFATSLDRQWSLSTYECVILSSPIASHGKIYLMHTDRSCGEKMHQILRIDHPPAAAQDGSGSGAGRALQEPKLVATIPARKLDHFQGLVECGSEILVLGYKNWSTSRISVFKLADLVLQRFMPIKSIGGHTLFIGERNISVSSKILPTVKGDNLVYLNSGLVKYHLSSGSLSLAIDNCSLYGRAPGPSSLVHYIYSCCIRNR
- the LOC4336214 gene encoding trihelix transcription factor GT-4 yields the protein MQAMAGNSGRAGPNVHRIFPESPRFSPSPLPHCCHHRSGHLPHRRLPLRARCHSPSPAPPAAAMLLSGPSPQQPTPPLLLPESSGEDGGHDSSSRAAASGGGGGPKKRAETWVQDETLCLIALRREMDSHFNTSKSNKHLWEAISARMREQGFDRSPTMCTDKWRNLLKEFKKARSHARGGGGGGVGGGGAGTGGGNCPAKMACYKEIDDLLKRRGKPTGGGGAAVGSGAVKSPTVTSKIDSYLQFDKGFEDASIPFGPVEASGRSLLSVEDRLEPDSHPLALTADAVATNGVNPWNWRDTSTNGGDNQVTFGGRVILVKWGDYTKRIGIDGTADAIKEAIKSAFGLRTRRAFWLEDEDEVVRSLDRDMPVGTYTLHLDTGMTIKLYMFENDEVRTEDKTFYTEEDFRDFLSRRGWTLLREYSGYRIADTLDDLRPGVIYEGMRSLGD
- the LOC4336213 gene encoding uncharacterized protein isoform X1, which gives rise to MSSSSSSPRAPGDRKRCRRASGPVPRWASLPEDLVDLVASRLLAGGDLLDYVRFRAVCTSWRSGTASPRGRGVADRRFHPRRWMMLPEGHGLYPGHPSLRGYARFLNLDTGTLVRARIPLLRDGYVAIDSVDGLLLLLLDPDPNQEGAVRLLHPFTGDTAELPPLGTVLPHLGSRLLDCPAPYRIRSLARVVCASVSCSATGAGAGAITVLLALSVVSRVAFATSLDRQWSLSTYECVILSSPIASHGKIYLMHTDRSCGEKMHQILRIDHPPAAAQDGSGSGAGRALQEPKLVATIPARKLDHFQGLVECGSEILVLGYKNWSTSRISVFKLADLVLQRFMPIKSIGGHTLFIGERNISVSSKILPTVKGDNLVYLNSGLVKYHLSSGSLSLAIDNCSLYGRAPGPSSLVHYIYSCCIRNRWSRGLICRKDAPEWLVQD